In Mustelus asterias chromosome 17, sMusAst1.hap1.1, whole genome shotgun sequence, the following are encoded in one genomic region:
- the LOC144506236 gene encoding protein phosphatase 1 regulatory subunit 3A-like, whose amino-acid sequence MSNSEPHCLDTVYLQVPETQGQGTELLEEEEEEEEEEEDDAYRVHLIPRSSPTPRKRSICPEEVEDPSLDRKVSFADACGLDLAQVKYFEEFHFPESPEPLELNVREQIPESPFYVFPAFILPATPAQLLDRVRLHKVEVESIQPTEGDPLSVEGVIRVLNLSFQKSVHIRATLDGWSTFYDYPADYVAGSSEGDTDQFGFRLSFAALSVSDGARIEFVVRYETPATVYWANNGGHNYSVVCKLKEQAVPTPRAFEDDQLEIKPLRSCLKATVGRYSRQEEQAEEADWEQKAMSATKGQLWFPVMLPVRR is encoded by the exons ATGAGTAACTCGGAGCCCCACTGCCTGGACACTGTCTACCTGCAGGTGCCGGAGACGCAGGGACAGGGGACCGagctgctggaggaggaggaggaggaggaggaggaggaggaggatgatgccTACCGGGTGCACCTGATCCCCAGATCCTCCCCGACCCCCAGGAAGAGGTCGATCTGCCCGGAGGAGGTTGAAGACCCCTCTCTGGACCGCAAGGTGTCCTTTGCTGACGCCTGTGGCTTGGATTTGGCCCAGGTGAAATACTTTGAGGAGTTCCATTTCCCTGAATCCCCGGAGCCGCTGGAGTTGAACGTCCGGGAGCAGATTCCCGAATCCCCGTTCTACGTCTTTCCCGCCTTCATCCTGCCCGCCACCCCCGCCCAGCTGCTCGACCGGGTGCGGCTTCACAAGGTGGAAGTTGAGTCGATCCAGCCCACCGAGGGGGACCCCCTGAGCGTGGAGGGGGTGATCCGGGTGCTCAATCTCTCCTTCCAGAAGTCGGTACACATCCGCGCCACGCTGGACGGCTGGAGCACCTTCTACGACTACCCGGCTGACTACGTGGCTGGCTCCTCGGAGGGTGACACCGACCAGTTTGGCTTCCGCCTCTCCTTCGCCGCCCTGTCCGTCAGCGACGGCGCCCGCATCGAGTTCGTGGTGCGTTACGAGACCCCGGCCACCGTCTACTGGGCCAACAACGGAGGCCACAACTACTCGGTGGTCTGCAAGCTGAAGGAACAGGctgtccccaccccccgggcCTTCGAGGATGaccagctggaaatcaaacccctCCGCAGCTGCCTGAAGGCTACAGTCGGCAG GTACAGCAGACAGGAGGAGCAAGCAGAGGAAGCAGATTGGGAACAAAAAG CAATGTCTGCCACAAAGGGTCAACTCTGGTTCCCGGTGATGTTGCCAGTGCGGAGGTGA